TTTGTGACCTAGTGAATTATTACGCATCCACTACAATTGCGATTTTTAGTGGTGAATTTCATACCACATAAATGGATGATCTTACTACTTCAATATTAAGTACTTGTACGCGAAGCAAtatgttttaaacaaaaattcaaaatgctATGAAAGATTTATTGACCTCGATTAAATAATAGttgtcaaatttttataataaatcatcTATATTTTTTGTGTTGAGCAAAAGTAATGAAAGGAGAGGTATTTATGAAAAAGAAGTTACTTTcggataattttttaaattttaataattgtgtgATTTAATTTAAGTTTCTGAAAACCTCTGAAAAGTTAGCTATGATTAATTTTTCTTGCACAGTTGAAACACGTGATCTAATTCTTACAAATTTAACAACAAAGTTAACTTGGACCATAGAAGGTTTAATAAAATCCATCATAGTAAACTTCGTTTTCCTACatcaattaaaataatgcagCACGTTAAGAAGAATATTACAGAAGTCATATTTTCCAGTTTTGCAACTTTCTTTTACACAAAAATTATAACCAATAAGCAAGACAAGCATCATATACTCAAGTAAACATAGACGCAAAAATTGTgtcatgtatttataaattgcaGAATAATAACTGGACATTAAAAGGTATCAGAAGGAATGAGTTCctcattttacaatattttgtggCTTAGCTCCCTCTTGCACTGGACCCCTCAAACATTCTTTATCACAAAGAATATATTGCCAAGCTTCGCGTTATGATGCAAAAGTGATATTGTCAAAGTCGAATTGGATAAAAACAGAACGGACCTCGCTGGGCAATATGGTAACACTCGCGCatgttaaaggtaacatttagTCAAGCATACTGTCGCTAAACGAATGCCAAAGTTCTGATAATACCACCCGGCTAGCGTGATGCGATTTTCATCAGACCGTAGGCTACTATTCTGGTGCTCCAAGGAACCGAAAATAGCGGAAACAAGTCACGTTATGCCCACCTTTTCGATGAACTGGTCGCATGCCAATGTTAACGGTCGATAAGCTATTCTATTTGGTACTATTTTCTGATACGGGTACGTGAGGGCGGTTGACTTCTGTCAGTCCAAGGAGGTGATTTCCATTGACATCGGAATAtttcttcattgaaaattttgctTTCTGACTGCGTTTTGCTTTATCTGGGAAGGAGAGGAGAAGTTCAGTTTAAGAATTCACTCTTCGTGGAGGTATCAGAGTATactaaaaattaagaaaaatagttTCTTAGAATTTTAAAGATGAAATGTGAAATCTGTTAAATTGGGGGATTCTATAAATTTCGCTTAATAGTATAAACGCGATAGTTGAAATTGGTGTCAGTttcatagtttaattaattaaaagataatttGATTACATACGTTTATTCATTTCAGTAAGTGTATCGCTCATAAAATTTGAAGGCCGTTTTGATGTATAAACTCTTAGTTTGTACACTTGTAAATGCGTTTTAGTACACTCTGTAAAACGTAAGAAAGATGTATATTACAATACATCTATGAGCCatgaaaaaattattgatatttttcaagattaaggaaaaataattttttttgttaacattAGTCTGTACcacctttttcttttctaatcaTTTCATCTGTAACGTATATGTTCTTCTAcatcattaaaaaatagaaatattcgagTACTTACGTTGTGTTGGGaccttttatatatttatttaacttccTTTATATAATGTTCACATTAACATTATTCGTTTTTTATGTTTCGTTCatgtgaattaataaaatccATAAATTTCCAAGAGAAAGCAAAATGGCAATTCAAAAGCAATAACTTATCCAAATGTTTTTCACTTGCACGTATCTCAcacatatttaaaattgaattagatttttatttaaaatacatagaaaatatGTAGAAAAATGTTGCCTGACTTTTTACTATGATGTCATTCACTGTATTTAATGTATCTTACGAACAAAGGAAtgacttttttttattaaatgtgtACGACGAGAATTGTCACgctcttttataatatttgcagttctgaaatatttaattcgtgtttattattatatgtttaccAAGTTTTATAAGGACGGGGGCacattatatgaaaataaataccttttatttactatttcaatgtttttgcTGTTGTAACCTAATACATAGATATAGATATCAATCTGAAACACTtatatactgaatattcaagGTCAATTAATTAAGTGGTGATTCATTATGTGGTAGTGTCATGCTTACGAGTGACACTGACTTTTGATAAGATCGCAATTCTGGAGACATTGTAATAGTGGATGAAACCTACTATGAAATAACAGCTGGTGTCAGTCGGAAAGTCCAGTAATATTTGTGAAGAACTCGAAAAGCAATATTGGGTGCAAATAATACCATGATTTATTGGTATTTCGTCTGTTGCGCGTTAAGCTTGTGCTTAGTGCAGGTGAGGAGAATAGTGTAACTAAACtttatacaaaaaatttatGTAAGTAAAAGTGAgtccaaaaatgaaaaaattcagcGAGAAGGCTTTTcactaaaatataaaactaaaatgtatgtatatatacgatTCATTCTTTTTCGGAGAAGTGgatgaacatttaatattttgacgtcttgtatattttaaactaaTGTTAAGCtagcattatttagtaatttttcgATTCTTATAATCTTCACAGACATAATAAAAAACGAATTCAATATCATTCATGAATTCCTTACCATTAGTATCGTTGACTGTGAATTATATTATCTTCTTAAAACGTTTTACTTTTACCTGTTctgatttacaataaaattatctcgttaataaattgtacaaacTTTTCGTTAAAcagatttattgtattttaaccattttttaTCGTTACAAGGCAGAAATTGATCTGCTTTTCGAAGATGGTACTTGTGTGTTCACCAACGACAAGTATATTAAACCAGATTCCTGTGGAATGGAAGTTGAAGATGATAGTGAATATGGAACTAGTTTGACTACCAGATTGGAAATTGTAAAAGCAGTTGACAAAATTGTGGTATGTTCTTTTAATCTTTCTATAGTAGTTATATTACACTTTGGTACATGTTCACATATTATGACGTCTGCGTTGTGGTAGATAGAATATTTACCGATGGCATTAAATATAATACGAAAGTTAATTAGTATAGTTTGTTATATAGTTGACAGggttcatattttaaaatattaaaaacattgagTAAATATTGTCATTACATTAGCAATTCCTCACCAATATGGATGACCCTTATATGTATTATTTGAGGCTAGATTCTGAATGGCTTTCATCTATACACATACGACGGTAACATGTACAGACGAAGGTTGTTCAGAATGATGaccttgacaacatatttcaaggttatCCAAGTCGgagaaaaatcattaatttaaataattacccAAATACTACTAGATGTTTCTAAATAGTTATATCATATCCTTATAATCTTGTTGCAGGCTCTAGGCAATATCAATGCAGCTCAAATGGGTGAATATACGAATGACCTTGGACTTCATGTAGAAATGGATCTTTGTGATGCTTTATCTAATCCCACCAGTATTGCGTTTCCCATATTACGAGCTCTTGATATGGCTGCTGACAACTGTCCTCCAAAACCGGTACGTTGGAATAGAATGAATAGTACTTGCGTATACTCAGACTATCCGACACCTATCATTTTTggttttatagaaaaaaaatgtgtTCGTTATTAAAAAGCCAGTCTATTTCAGGGAGTTTACGGAAGAGAGAATTACGTGATTGACAATTTCGATGGTTTGCCAGATTCCTTTCCACCTGGCAAGTACTTGCTAAATATTACGCTAATGgccggagagaaagaaaaaccaGAGCCAATAACTCAGTTTCATCTTTACCTAACAGTAGTTTAATTTGAGGTGGATTGTAAGattgtattatgtattacaagggataatatttaagaagtaaatatgtatttgcaaatataaaatacaattgattTCATTTCTCCCCAATTCCAAAATTGGAATATGCTTTACTGCACATTTTACAAGTGAATTGTGTAATTTTTAATCTTCAGAATTTCATACTATAGATTTACAATAATAGTGCATTACTGCAGTTAATTATACGTCACGATGTAACAAGAAGTTATACCGATGAATCTTCAAACGAGAGGGTTGTTTATGAGTAACTGTAGTCAAACAGTCGAGAATGATAAAAATAACCTTAAAAAACGTATAGTTTacaggaaataatattttcgtacttctatttaattttcaatatagttAAACTAGTtcgtaatacattttattaagcGCAACAGaagatttatttatgattttgtgtacagatataaattttattacttcaCTGGACAACTTTACGTCACTTGAAAGACGTTAAAAATTGATTAGtggtaatttttgaaataatacaataactTAAAATATGCgaagaaatgataataatgctTTTTGCaacttttaatattcttttttgtgCTTCTCAATCTTCAAACAATAATTGTTTCTTCACAGATTATGGAATCATTACTTCTTCAGTATCACATATCATGCATCTCCGACGGGGTAGAATCGTGCATTCGTGAACGATACAGCATCGTACTCGAAGCCATGTAAGACGGAAATGAGGTGAATTTTATGTGaataacacaaaataaaaattaatagagCAATGCAATATGACGTTTTTCACTTTGCGTGATAATGACCGTAGCCATAAAATAAGACATTAAGATCGCCCGAAAGATTTGAAATGCGATTTAAAAGGGAAGATAAAATGCTTTCGTCGTGTTCATATTTCTCCAGTTTTCTAAACATTGTGGGGCaaaaataaacttattttatattggttttatatGAATAAACATGTTGCTTTCACacgtaattttgtaattaaattggaAAATACATACGTACCTAATTTTTGctacaattaataaacaaatttattatatttatttgtttttaattatttaaatatctatacATAGCAATAGTATGAGCTGTATAACGagaatttcactggtttcaaaatgtACTTTATATAGAGGTTTGCGAGACCATACATCCATACTTAGAGGTTAAAAAGCGTATATAAAATGCATGACCATCAATTAGAAAGATttcgaaaatttgatattaaatgaaTGTGTGTCAATTTAAGCTCATTAAAACAGATCGCGAAATGTCAGTGCCGTTTTGTTTTACTCCACAGTAAAACACATTTACTACTTgcctatatttaattaattttcgaaagtaatatgtatatgCTGATTAAAGTCGATTAATCATTGTCGAAAATAcagatacaaataaaatatttcacaagagttttgataattatgaaaattcacTTCTTTAAAGTTTAACTGAGATTCATAAGAGTTTGATCTTGTCGATACAATATCATTAaatcttaatttaataaataaaattttataagcacagttttataattttaatggatataAAAGTCTGTAATCGTTGTACAACTGGTAAAAGTAGTTCTGAGATGCTCACAAATTCATTAACAGCAGAACTAGATACTATATCCATCAAAATGATGggattcagttttcttattttataataactaatatcttaaaagtattcgctatccgaaatgattttcaaaatagtttcacctaaatactataatgaatatcgaaagaaatcataaaaaaatgtgtcgttacaatctttataaggattacatatttaccccaataaatgctcggtaattgtGATGTTAATACGTTGACCAAATCGGGACTCATTAAATTACTCGTACAATCGAAGCAGTTATCCTAGCAATCTAGACCACCTTTTCACAGCGATtgctttcttatttttcttttatttaatagaGACAACAACAATTGATTTAGTCATCgagaaagtttatttttaaatctgtaCAAAAAGTTATCTCATCCGAAATCAGGTGAAATGGCGGTTAAACTGTTAAAAAATGCGAAATATACAATACGCTTATAtcttatatgtataaattaaataaatatttttttttatttaaactccAAGTCATTCCTGTACTTTGTCCTATAGGACATTCGTCAGgataatttaacattttaaggATAACGCGTGTGTATGTTACTCCCATTAGGTTAACActgttgaaataaatattagttaaaagtacttttataaattagaatagaataataaaCTGCTTGTAACGTCGGTGGTTTGTATACGATATACGACCGACGGGTATTGTTCTAGAGTGGAATAAAGTTTGTCGGGGAGCAGCATGCAccgtaatttaattaaataccgtATAcctatagaaataaaaatagtgtACGTTGCGAGAGAAAATGAAACGTGGAAACTGTTCTAGTTCAATCTAAAAACATGTTAATAATTCCATTTGAAACATACCTGAGCATTTTATTCAAGGTATCGTATCGCGATACTTTTAGCGGctgtttaatttgaaatcgCGTGACGTTTCTCAATTGACTTCCAGCTTtgtaatcattttcatttgctTGCATTGATGTAAAATGGGGCAATGATTAGATCGTCCTGATATTTGCGTAACACGCATGTAATCAGCACAGCGTGCAGGCCAGTTATTAAGAAAAGTATCGACTAACGTTTTCCTTAATAATGTTTGACCAAAAAGTCCATTTTACGTCTGATACCTTCTATGTTacagaaacaaaataataaaagtgaattcAGGTTgtacattcatttttaaattttctcataatttttatagagtATTCCATCACTCTTGTATTTTTTACGTAACTTTTAAAcacaataattcttataaagtaAAGTATAAGCTTGGACGGTAAATACTAGAACTTTTTAGCAGTTTCATCTTTTTTTTCTCACAGGTTACTAGCTGTTTATAGGATACTGCTATTGCTTCCATCCGATGTATATAATGTCTCGATAAAATGAtgtcataattattatttttatcgttttatctgCACTGATAAAGTTGCTATAGTTACTATATCTTCTTAAGGATAAATCGCTTcgaaattttagttttataagaACAAAAGTCGTTATAAGGTACGGTCAGGCCGGCAGGATGGGCGGACTACGCGATTTATCGTGATACCAATATTTACCCCTAGCCTGCACAGCTCGATCCCTAGAGGTTCAGCAACGAGGATTTCGAGTCAGCAAATCCGGTGTCCCATTTAGTTGGTTTGGAAACGATTCAAGGAACTGCATCGGTAACGCTGTGAAAAATGTCTTATTACATTGAGGGATTCGTGCATTTCTTAGGTATTGAACAAACTGTCCCCGGTACGATGAAACTACCAAATTAAAATTGACGATTTAGTTTAGATTTGTCACCTATGAATTTCAGTTTGATGAAAAACGTGTAGTACGCAGTGAGCATGAAAATCGATTATTCTCATGTTTGTTGTTTTAAGTTTATATTGTAACTATTTTGATGTAATCAAGGTATTAATTGTAatcagttatattttattataataacatattaatttgttacattttattaattaggcTTTTAAAATTGGTATCAATAgttgttttgaaaatatttgattgttaATTTTTTCAACATCGATTTTTTTCGGAACAGacagaaataatttttgttttcgtttgatTGCAGTTTCTATTAATCAAATTCATACGAATGGAACAATATACAGACGAACGAAGAtagtaatgaaaaagaaacgaaaacggGCAGGCGTCCGTTCAAGTGGGAATATATAATATcttagtttttattaataaaccgtCTATTTAATTAgtctttattgaaatataagttgaattgtattttacacatttttttttaaattttcaccgTTGCATCTCgattttaattcgattttacAAATAACGAGACTAATGAATTTCACTATTGGCcacaaaacaaaattgttttcattataGGCAATAAAACGTTTGATGAATCAAATTCTTAAGAATTACCAACGTGTCTTAACTACTATACTCTCTTAAGAAAGTAATTTCAAGAATGCATACTGGTGTACTGGAATTTACAGCCTAGAATGTCCGAGTGTACCGAGTAAATTGAATTACGTCGCAACCAGTTTAAAgaattcacttttatatttcaaaCTCGTAATTGAGGATGTTTCTTAGCAAGCTTTCTCACAATATGTGCGTGGAAATAAGACAGTACAATCAGATTCTAACATATATACGTTTttgtagaaaaaaaaaataataagacaATGCGCAATGGGACACTTTAATACGTAAAGCGCCacaaaatcttgaccgtttttccgtagagttattcttttgtagcaaagaaaagtaggggcaattattaattgtttggcGTTACTATCAGCTTagttatgttattaaacattttcattcaacatcggttatcttggatgttacgattgttttccagtcattcagaagcgtcgatcATCAGTGACCGATATGGCGTTTAACGCGGTAATCACAGATTCCTTCGGCTATTGAATCGATTCATTGTAACTGCAGAACCtttgtaaataaagaaaatttatgcTCTGTAACAGGTCAAGAACATTCAACGATCGTATTTGTCGATGTCAAATTAAATGTCAATCCGTTTGTTTACAGGAGCCGAAGATTATCCGTACAATTAAAGCAACTCGTCGGAGAAGAAGCAGCAGCCGTATTATCTCGCCAAGATATCTCAGAATTTCGAGCATCCACGTCATCTGGCCAGTGTGTATTTTGAACTTAACCCCTTTCTTAGCGTGCACCCCAGAATCTTATTGCGGAAGCAATAAACTTCCTTCTCCAACACTCCATTGTTGGCGTTCTTGGACTTTTAGTAACCCCGTCGTAATTGTGACGAACGTAGCGCTTCCCCATTTCGTTCAACGGACCCTTTTGTAACCGACTGGAGAGACTATAATCAGCGATAAGAAATTTCTCGCGATCAATAATGATTTATCTCGCCACTCAACAGTTTAGACGTGCAATATTTAGCGAACAATAGGACGCTTTGGCAATCTTAATATGAGGTtgcaatgtacgaaatatttgttcttttcttaaccctttgtcctatgatttatttcttatttatgatcgatacaagtaCTTTATTGATAATGATGTAttagggaaagagaaaaacatggatatttattctatgtctatgtttactcaaAAATTTAACGACTGACaacagaaagataatatttaatttagattaaaaaaaagtaaataacattcagaCGTGTCAATCGAGTTTAACGTTTTCGTCACGAAcccgacacgatattgtaggtcaaggagttaataaGAGTAGATCAGTTTGTATTATTTACCATTATTTAGCAGCTTATTTTTTGGTGAAAGTATATGCGTCATACGAATTGTGATATCTTTTTCATTGAGTTGCAACGTCTTTTTTTCGAAGTCTTTCCATGGAactattttaattgaaagttcAGTTTGTttgagaattgaaatatttagaaagttGGTAATAATGTCAGTATTTATTGTGcgttgttattttcaatttttcattttatcttcaTTATTGCTTTTTCCACAAGATTCGCAAAACGAAGTTTCCTTCAGTTTACTTTTCTTCAGTTCATTCGAGCACCTTAATGGGGAATACAGTCTCAAGCAAAATAAATACTGATATCGttctgaataataattttaaaattaggTTTTAACAATGTATCATATTATGATCATTTACGTATATTTTTACTGTTGTATTTATCTTTCAGTAATGAATTATCATGGAAAGAAttcttttcttaaaaaaatatagttattcatttcattaaatttatttcatttgagtaATGTTTTTATTGTTAGATAAACTAGAAAATTATaggtatattgtatattaaatcactatatattacatttttatttaactacttagtaattataaattgttcaaGTTTTTTATGTGTTCgatataaaaaggaaatattgaagaattttaaatattatttcaaataaacgaCACAAGAAATTTGATGAGTGTGGGAGTGTGTCACAAAGAAGTTATTATTTAATGCAACATAATACGACGGGAGTGAAATATTCGcatgattatttcatattttacaatttactagaagtttctaaatattattcaatattgaaaacaCGTAatcattaaaacaaataaagaaatatatgtacACTTCGAAGTTATTTAATTTGCTAGATTCGTTTTGATTCCATATATTAATGTCTACCAAGATGATTACCATTTAGAATAAATTGAATACCTGTCTTGCACGTAGCCGTGCGGATTTCCAATTAAATCCTCTTACAGTTGTAATTGATTGTAAATTAATCCGTTGTGGGCCGCATTTAGCCTAACTGTTACTCGCTAAATTATTATTGGATAACTGATTCAAATTGTAGATCAAGTGATGTTTGACGATTTGCGTCGTATGATTTATCACGgcgaataattaatcaaataaaaaaacgcAACTCAACATGAACGTATATAAAAGATAATATGGCGCTGGAGAAGTTATTTTCTCATCCAATATTAACATAATGTTAATGGAAGCCGTTAATTAGCATTTTCAGTTTACAGACGCTGGTATATGACCGGATATATCAATTGGAAATCTAGGTaagaattaataacattatttacaaattactcTTTCATCATTATATTTGAATTGAAGATATTACGTAAAAGCAAAATAAGTACATTTTTCGTTAATGTTGCATTACTTCGTTGAGCCATAAACAGAATTGGGTTGCATGCTGCTCGTGTTTCGCAGGGtttttcgataaaatatttaatatttttctagtaattttcatatttcttgatGACATGCCGTAATATTTTTGCTGCTTTTTCAAGCACGAAATGCTAGCCAAGGCCATGTAATTACACAAAAAAGATTGCTTCATAAAATCACATATATaccatatttaaaatattcgagtgtgataaagtttgaaaatttcatgtagTCGTTTATCAAAGTTATTTAGCTTTAAAATATAGCATCATGAAttccatattttataacattcagTCAGATACTCGACGAAGACTTCAAATGAAGTTAAAATTCCGTTCTGTCAACAATTTAGAAGTATTGAAGCAACTGATTTTAAAAACAAAGCAAACTTTTGTTAATTACCAATTGAAAAAACAATGGTATCACCATAAAATCGAAACATCGTATCCCggtgtacaatataaaacaattcccCAGTACATGGTACATCGTTTTTACCCAGTGAATATACGGAATTCAATTCTGCGGTCAGAAATGAACGACAAATGCCAGTTAGTTCGTGTAATTCAATCATTACCTTTTAACAGTATATCGTGATTGCGTGCTCATAACTTCGTTCTCAGATGGAAAATAATAGTCTTTTTTGCAGCGACGATAAAATTGGACGTGACGAAATTCGGAAACATGgaaatgtacatatttattaagcagattatttaaaagtttaatattcaaaCGAAGTCGTTTTTATTcacgttttaaaaatattttggaacAGATGAAGATtaataagtttttaataaagttacaatattttagaacatataaaactgtgtttgTTCTTTTTTTGGTCTGTAGTATTTATCACGTGTATATTACAGGCGGAAGTAAAGTGTTCGTCAAAATCGACCGAGTATTTGCGCGGCGGTTGAGTTCGTCACAGCGCTGATAGAGGGTGACAGGACAACCGTTTCCGGATACACGTGAAGTGTAGTGCAATCCACAGGCAGATTTATGCATCTTTGGTAGCGACTATGCAAATTTATTCAACTATTATGTTATCCTTATTAACTCCGAAAGCATCCATTAGCTTAATACTTGTAATGTGGCAACTAAAGGTTTAACATGTGAGTGCAAAATATACTACTGATTCAGAGATTGAATTTATtccttattataaaatattttacaaaaattctatgtaacaatgtactaataataataaatgaggtAACATTAATTTTGGTACAGTAAGTTCAAACAAgctaaaatgaattattaatgtgtTTTAGTAATCTTACTGAATTACTAATTTGAAATATAACGTTTctaaaataacattattattcattgtagtttaatcattttattgtaattgaaatttaaaaattaaaaattaaaagtaagaacttaaaaaatttagagatcaaaaattaaaagttaaaacattgaaacctataagaattgaaaattaaaaaattgaaaaaataagaaagcaattaggaataaaaaattcaagattaaaaactagaaaaagttaaaaatgaaaaaataaaaaattgaatattaaaaaataaaaaattaaaatgaaaaaagaactaactgtaaaaataaaaaaattttaatttataaaaattcaaaaatttaagttataaaaattgaaaaataaaagattaaaaaataaatttaagacaGTAAGAGGTAGATATATGACACATTCGGTGGAATAATAAAAGgtatttttatttgcatttttgtaaaatttctaaaatatactGTACATAATATGAATTTACGGATCAT
Above is a genomic segment from Nomia melanderi isolate GNS246 chromosome 8, iyNomMela1, whole genome shotgun sequence containing:
- the LOC116426424 gene encoding uncharacterized protein LOC116426424, which encodes MIYWYFVCCALSLCLVQAEIDLLFEDGTCVFTNDKYIKPDSCGMEVEDDSEYGTSLTTRLEIVKAVDKIVALGNINAAQMGEYTNDLGLHVEMDLCDALSNPTSIAFPILRALDMAADNCPPKPGVYGRENYVIDNFDGLPDSFPPGKYLLNITLMAGEKEKPEPITQFHLYLTVV